A genomic segment from Flavobacterium sp. 9R encodes:
- a CDS encoding glycosyltransferase family 4 protein: protein MRLLYLVPSVNQAGGVAKVIATKTDYFIQNFGYEVHIMTQNKGYETPFFEFNAQIVWHDIGRKGHFLSAIYAYKKQLQTIISHVQPDSIIVADNGLKGYFVPSLIGKNLPVVFESHGSKYVNERPFAFPFLSRLWFLIGIFLKEWGAKTFDAFVVLNRESAQEWNSKNSMIIANPLSFKSEELAALDAKKVLAVSRNSYEKGLDRLLEIWSLLIQKYPDWKLDIYGTLSPEENLIPLANALGIASSVRFYPPVSEVATLYANASVLVMTSRSEGLGLVLLEAMAFGLPCVAYDCPVGPRSIITDGVNGFLVEDGNATAFAEKLALLFENKDLRKKLGANALQSVSKYDLDAIMLQWKTLFERLQ from the coding sequence TTTAGTTCCTTCTGTCAATCAAGCGGGTGGGGTAGCAAAAGTGATAGCTACCAAAACCGACTATTTCATTCAAAATTTCGGATACGAAGTGCATATTATGACCCAGAATAAAGGCTACGAGACTCCTTTTTTTGAATTTAATGCGCAAATTGTTTGGCATGATATTGGACGAAAAGGCCATTTTTTGAGTGCGATTTATGCCTACAAAAAGCAACTGCAAACGATTATATCACACGTTCAACCCGATAGTATTATTGTGGCGGATAATGGATTGAAAGGCTACTTTGTTCCTTCTTTAATTGGTAAGAACTTACCTGTGGTTTTTGAAAGTCATGGTTCAAAGTATGTAAATGAAAGACCTTTTGCATTTCCTTTTTTGTCTAGATTATGGTTTCTAATAGGAATTTTTCTTAAAGAATGGGGAGCTAAAACTTTTGATGCTTTTGTGGTGTTGAATAGGGAAAGTGCCCAAGAATGGAATAGTAAAAATAGTATGATTATTGCTAATCCATTGTCTTTTAAATCAGAAGAACTAGCTGCGTTAGATGCTAAAAAAGTACTAGCTGTTAGCCGTAATTCCTATGAAAAAGGACTCGATAGATTATTGGAGATTTGGTCCTTATTAATTCAAAAGTATCCTGATTGGAAACTGGATATTTATGGAACGCTTTCTCCTGAAGAAAATCTGATTCCTTTGGCAAATGCTTTAGGAATTGCCTCTTCTGTTCGTTTTTATCCTCCTGTTTCGGAAGTTGCTACGCTATATGCAAACGCTTCGGTGTTGGTGATGACTTCTCGTTCTGAAGGATTGGGTTTGGTGCTGCTTGAGGCTATGGCTTTTGGTTTGCCTTGTGTGGCGTACGATTGCCCAGTAGGTCCAAGGTCAATTATAACTGATGGTGTAAATGGCTTTTTGGTTGAGGATGGCAATGCAACCGCTTTTGCGGAGAAATTAGCCTTGCTTTTCGAGAATAAAGATTTAAGAAAAAAGCTGGGAGCCAACGCTCTGCAAAGTGTTTCGAAGTATGATTTGGATGCTATTATGTTGCAGTGGAAGACCTTATTTGAGCGTTTGCAATAG
- a CDS encoding glycosyltransferase — MLSILIPVYNYAVFPLVLEVHKQCIAAGIQFEILCQDDSSTSHIEENRVIEQLSYCTFLQNAVNLGRGNNRNSLIQKAQFEWLLLLDCDTFPRDSFFIKNYVSFIEKPMAPLAFGGIIYHPKKPHNSQLLRWVYGQKREALSCEFRSKKPNSRALTSNLVIRKEIAVSNPFPESVSDYGYEDLSFLSNLGQQNITVFHLDNPTFHLNLETSAQFLAKTEIALQNLVLLIQTNRIKANESKIIATFLCVKKLHLIQFIAWLFQQTKTITTKNLLSDNPSLLLFDWYKLGYLCLLQTLK; from the coding sequence ATGCTTTCTATTCTTATTCCGGTATACAATTATGCGGTATTCCCATTGGTTTTGGAAGTACATAAACAATGTATTGCCGCCGGAATTCAATTCGAAATCCTTTGCCAAGACGATTCTTCTACATCACATATAGAAGAAAATCGTGTTATTGAACAATTATCGTATTGTACATTTTTACAAAATGCAGTCAATTTAGGCAGAGGAAACAATCGAAATTCACTGATTCAAAAAGCACAATTTGAATGGTTACTGCTTTTGGATTGTGATACGTTTCCTAGAGATTCTTTTTTTATCAAAAACTATGTTTCGTTTATTGAAAAACCAATGGCTCCTTTGGCCTTTGGAGGAATTATATATCATCCCAAAAAGCCTCACAACTCACAATTGTTACGCTGGGTATATGGTCAAAAAAGAGAAGCTTTATCTTGTGAATTCAGGAGTAAAAAACCTAACAGCCGCGCACTTACTTCTAATTTAGTTATACGAAAAGAAATCGCAGTGAGCAATCCATTTCCTGAATCGGTAAGTGATTATGGGTATGAAGACTTGTCTTTTCTATCGAATTTGGGGCAGCAGAACATTACTGTTTTTCACCTCGACAATCCAACTTTTCATCTTAATTTAGAAACCTCCGCTCAGTTTTTGGCTAAAACAGAAATCGCATTGCAAAACTTAGTCCTTCTGATTCAAACAAATAGAATCAAGGCCAATGAAAGTAAAATAATCGCAACATTTTTATGTGTCAAAAAACTACATTTGATACAATTTATAGCTTGGCTATTTCAACAAACCAAAACAATCACTACAAAAAATCTATTGTCTGACAATCCTTCGTTGCTACTTTTTGACTGGTACAAGTTGGGTTATTTGTGTCTATTGCAAACGCTCAAATAA
- a CDS encoding cell division ATP-binding protein FtsE — protein MSQTVLALNNVTIYQEGRTILSDVNLEVKHGEFIYLIGKTGSGKSSLLKTLYGDLPLTEGTGHIVDYNLETLTEEEIPFLRRRIGIVFQDFKLLPDRSINDNMLFVLKATGWIDLNDMNNKIEEVLTKVGMQDFGNKMPHQLSGGEQQRVAIARALLNDPEFILADEPTGNLDPQTSAEVLEVLKNINALGKTIIMATHDYALLMKYPSKTLKCEDTKIFEVVQRTV, from the coding sequence ATGTCACAAACCGTATTAGCTTTAAACAACGTAACCATTTATCAAGAAGGAAGAACCATTTTATCTGATGTTAATTTAGAAGTAAAACACGGTGAATTCATCTACTTAATAGGAAAAACAGGTTCAGGAAAAAGTAGTTTACTCAAAACCTTATACGGTGACTTGCCTTTAACAGAAGGTACTGGACATATTGTAGATTACAATTTAGAAACCTTAACTGAAGAAGAGATTCCTTTTTTAAGAAGAAGAATCGGAATTGTTTTTCAAGATTTCAAACTCTTACCAGACCGTTCTATAAATGACAATATGTTGTTTGTACTAAAAGCAACGGGTTGGATAGATTTGAACGATATGAATAACAAAATAGAAGAAGTGCTTACCAAAGTAGGCATGCAAGATTTTGGTAACAAAATGCCGCACCAACTTTCTGGAGGAGAACAACAAAGAGTTGCTATTGCAAGAGCTTTGCTTAACGACCCTGAATTCATTCTTGCCGATGAACCTACTGGAAACTTAGACCCACAAACCAGTGCAGAAGTATTAGAAGTACTAAAAAACATCAATGCTCTTGGCAAAACCATCATTATGGCCACTCACGATTATGCTTTGTTAATGAAATACCCTTCTAAGACCTTGAAATGTGAGGACACCAAAATTTTTGAGGTAGTTCAGCGCACGGTATAA
- a CDS encoding tetratricopeptide repeat protein gives MRTFYWLLILPFLLCFSGVFAQKSTVYTHDLQRFDTAMDLYTNKQYASAQLVFEKVQQNASNEDIKGDCAYYIANCAIRTNANNAEDLVALFVKKYPTSSKRNQAYVEAAHYYFEQNNYPKALYWFDKVEADELTKQELDRFNFQKGYSYYTTRKKKEATKYLNLVLNSPEYGAQAKYYLGFMAYEGDDYKAATKYFDEVSGEEKYKEKLSYFQADMNFKLGNFQKAIDLGVKAMAQSNEMELSELNKIIGESYFNLKNYEKAIPYLSEYKGKKGKWNNTDFYQLGYAYYQQKQYENAIAQFNKIIDGKDFVAQNAYYHLGESYLDLGQKTQALNAFKNASEMDFNAELQEDATLNYAKLSYEIGNSYESVPSILLAFLEKYPRNANASEVEKLLIDSYISSKNYKEALVLLERNKTAENKLAYQKVLFYSGLESFTAADYATANKLFNRAINESKDTNITARATFWKAESDFILEDFKSALAGFKQFVVLPSAPTTVEFKNSNYNLGYSYFKLKEYESAASYFQKQIDTNTEDKARLADAYLRLADCRFVGSKYWPAIDNYVKAIELKSVDADYAYLQKALAYGFLGKNDKKIIELKAFLERYKQSVYRDDVLFELGNTYVADKKDELAITTYNQLITEFPEGTFTSKALLRQGLVYYNDDKDDLALTKFKKIATDFPKTPEALEAVASARLIYVDSGKVNEYAAWVRTLSFVSVTDVELDNDSYEAAEKQLQQGNTKQAIAGLNAYVTSFPNGVHALKANYQLAQAYYDEGAAGKSIPHFDFVVQQARSEYTEQSLVRLAQIHLKDKRTDYAIPVLLRLETESDIAQNKFFALSNLMKLYYDTKEYPKAVIYAEKVLAEAKIDEMVKSDAQIIIARSAIQAGNETKAKEAYARLLPIAKGELAAEAIYYDAYFKNKEGKFEASNEAVQKLAKNYSSYRYLGAKGLVVMANNFYGLKDSFQATYILESVIKNFTDYKDVVAEAQTALDTIKKEEAKTNASISK, from the coding sequence ATGCGTACCTTTTATTGGCTCCTAATTCTACCTTTTTTACTTTGTTTTTCTGGTGTTTTTGCACAAAAATCTACTGTTTATACTCACGATTTGCAGCGTTTTGATACAGCAATGGATTTGTATACGAATAAGCAATATGCTAGCGCTCAACTTGTTTTTGAAAAAGTGCAACAAAATGCTTCTAATGAGGATATCAAAGGGGATTGTGCGTACTACATTGCTAATTGTGCTATCCGAACAAACGCCAATAATGCTGAGGATTTGGTGGCATTGTTCGTAAAAAAATATCCTACTAGCTCTAAGCGAAATCAAGCTTATGTTGAAGCTGCACATTACTATTTTGAACAAAATAATTACCCAAAAGCGCTGTATTGGTTTGACAAAGTGGAGGCTGACGAATTGACAAAACAAGAATTAGACCGATTTAATTTTCAAAAAGGGTATAGCTATTATACCACGAGAAAGAAAAAAGAAGCTACAAAATATTTGAATTTGGTTTTGAACTCGCCAGAATATGGTGCTCAGGCCAAATATTATCTGGGTTTTATGGCCTATGAAGGTGATGATTACAAAGCGGCAACTAAGTATTTTGACGAGGTTTCGGGCGAAGAAAAATACAAAGAGAAGTTGTCGTATTTTCAGGCGGATATGAATTTTAAGTTGGGCAATTTCCAAAAAGCGATTGATTTAGGGGTGAAAGCGATGGCACAATCGAATGAAATGGAGTTGTCTGAGTTGAATAAAATTATTGGGGAGAGTTATTTCAACTTAAAAAATTACGAAAAAGCTATTCCGTATTTGTCCGAATACAAAGGAAAAAAAGGGAAATGGAACAATACCGATTTTTATCAATTGGGCTATGCATATTACCAACAAAAGCAATATGAAAATGCCATTGCTCAGTTTAATAAAATCATTGACGGAAAAGATTTTGTAGCCCAAAATGCCTATTATCATTTGGGAGAATCGTATTTGGATTTAGGTCAAAAAACACAGGCATTGAATGCGTTTAAGAATGCCTCTGAAATGGATTTCAATGCCGAACTTCAGGAAGATGCTACACTTAATTATGCTAAGTTGAGTTATGAAATTGGAAATTCATACGAAAGTGTTCCTTCTATTTTGTTGGCTTTTTTAGAAAAATATCCACGAAATGCGAATGCGAGTGAAGTAGAAAAATTGTTGATTGATTCTTATATCTCCTCTAAGAATTATAAAGAAGCATTGGTTTTGCTAGAAAGAAATAAAACGGCTGAGAATAAACTGGCTTATCAAAAAGTGTTGTTTTATAGCGGACTAGAGTCATTTACTGCTGCCGATTACGCAACTGCGAACAAATTATTTAATCGTGCAATAAATGAGTCTAAAGACACAAATATCACCGCAAGGGCTACTTTCTGGAAAGCCGAATCTGATTTTATTTTGGAAGATTTTAAATCGGCTTTGGCAGGTTTTAAACAATTTGTTGTTTTGCCTAGTGCGCCAACTACGGTGGAGTTTAAAAACAGCAATTATAATTTAGGATATTCTTATTTTAAATTAAAAGAGTACGAATCGGCAGCGAGTTATTTTCAAAAACAAATCGATACTAATACAGAGGATAAAGCCCGATTGGCAGACGCTTACTTGCGTTTGGCAGATTGTAGATTTGTGGGGTCAAAATACTGGCCAGCCATTGATAATTATGTAAAAGCCATTGAGCTAAAAAGTGTAGATGCTGATTATGCTTATCTTCAAAAGGCATTGGCATATGGTTTTTTAGGAAAGAATGACAAGAAAATAATAGAGTTGAAAGCTTTCTTGGAGCGTTACAAACAATCTGTATACAGAGATGATGTGCTGTTTGAATTGGGAAATACTTACGTAGCAGACAAGAAAGACGAATTAGCTATAACTACTTACAACCAGTTAATAACCGAATTTCCAGAAGGAACCTTCACATCCAAAGCATTGCTGCGACAAGGTTTAGTGTATTATAATGATGATAAAGATGATTTGGCTTTAACCAAATTCAAAAAAATAGCAACCGATTTTCCCAAAACACCAGAAGCACTCGAAGCAGTTGCCTCGGCTCGTTTGATTTATGTAGATAGCGGAAAAGTAAATGAATATGCGGCTTGGGTGCGAACGTTGTCTTTTGTATCTGTAACTGATGTAGAATTAGATAATGACAGTTATGAAGCCGCCGAAAAACAATTGCAACAAGGCAATACGAAGCAAGCGATAGCTGGGCTTAATGCCTATGTGACCTCTTTCCCTAATGGCGTTCACGCTTTGAAAGCCAATTATCAGTTGGCACAAGCCTATTATGATGAAGGTGCTGCAGGTAAATCGATTCCACATTTTGATTTTGTAGTACAACAAGCACGTTCTGAATATACGGAGCAATCGTTGGTTCGCTTGGCTCAAATTCATTTAAAAGATAAAAGAACAGATTATGCCATTCCAGTATTGTTGCGTTTAGAAACAGAATCTGATATTGCACAAAATAAGTTTTTTGCGCTGTCAAATTTGATGAAGTTGTATTATGACACAAAAGAATACCCAAAAGCAGTTATTTATGCAGAAAAAGTTTTAGCCGAAGCCAAGATTGACGAAATGGTAAAAAGCGATGCGCAAATAATTATTGCACGAAGCGCTATTCAAGCTGGAAACGAAACAAAAGCAAAAGAAGCTTATGCGAGATTATTGCCTATTGCTAAAGGGGAATTAGCCGCCGAAGCGATTTATTATGATGCCTATTTTAAAAATAAAGAAGGGAAATTTGAAGCTTCAAACGAAGCAGTTCAAAAATTAGCCAAAAATTATTCCAGCTATCGTTATTTGGGAGCCAAAGGCTTGGTGGTGATGGCTAATAATTTTTATGGTTTGAAAGACAGTTTTCAAGCGACTTACATATTAGAAAGTGTCATCAAAAATTTCACCGATTATAAAGATGTGGTTGCTGAAGCGCAAACAGCATTGGATACCATTAAAAAAGAGGAGGCTAAAACGAACGCTTCTATTTCAAAATAA
- a CDS encoding TonB-dependent receptor produces MNLHDKIKYFPINITSIITLFFVFSLGTAQEKKGTIGAEEVDVVKSFSPTVSDAFKIKEVPLLDDKGNAQKETVKYTVLPFPVASTFTPAKGVAASVEKAKAQRLFENYASLGIGNYGTLQGSLFVYKKLQARDFIGASFQHHSSQGGINDVLLDDHFYDTKLDLFYGVKESDYSWDIAGGFQSQTYNWYGLPADFGSSLTASQRNDLIKGIDSEQKYNTITLSGNLTMDESMLDESKIKFHHFTDAFGSSENRFFAQSVFGMDLWNEAVTTSVVLDYLGGSFENNYTKTNTEAIDYRFLNFGLAPRFAIAEDDWTLQIGASLFYSLDTQASKSKLYFYPNFKASYKVVGDLMIFYLGADGSLKQNTYMDFVNENPFLSPTLFIQPTDSKYNLFAGLKGKLANSVSYNVSASYLNEGNKALFKANNYTENSANEPYAFGNSLGIVYDDVKTMSLFAELKADFSRNVAFGINATLNTYTTDVQAEAWNLPTMKINSTLDVVITDKWFAGAKVFFVGERKENQFNTDLVTNSTSITLPSYFDVNLNVGYKYSERITAFLKANNIANQAYQKWLNLPVQGFQIVAGASYKFDF; encoded by the coding sequence ATGAATTTACACGATAAAATAAAGTATTTTCCAATCAATATCACCAGTATCATTACACTGTTTTTTGTTTTCTCTTTGGGAACTGCTCAAGAAAAGAAAGGAACCATTGGGGCAGAAGAGGTAGATGTTGTGAAATCTTTTTCTCCTACCGTATCGGATGCCTTCAAAATCAAAGAAGTGCCACTTTTGGACGATAAAGGAAATGCCCAAAAAGAAACAGTAAAATATACGGTTTTGCCTTTTCCTGTAGCATCTACTTTTACTCCTGCAAAAGGAGTTGCTGCAAGTGTAGAAAAAGCCAAAGCGCAACGCTTGTTCGAAAATTATGCTTCATTGGGTATTGGGAATTATGGAACGCTTCAAGGTTCGTTGTTTGTGTATAAAAAATTACAAGCTAGAGATTTTATAGGAGCAAGCTTTCAGCATCATTCCTCTCAAGGTGGTATAAATGATGTGCTACTCGATGACCATTTTTATGATACCAAATTAGACTTGTTTTATGGAGTAAAAGAAAGTGATTATTCTTGGGATATTGCTGGTGGATTTCAAAGTCAAACCTATAATTGGTATGGATTGCCAGCTGATTTCGGAAGTTCTTTAACAGCAAGTCAACGAAACGATTTAATTAAAGGAATTGATTCAGAACAAAAATACAATACCATCACGCTATCAGGAAATCTGACTATGGATGAAAGTATGTTAGATGAATCCAAAATAAAATTTCATCATTTTACAGATGCTTTTGGATCTTCTGAAAATCGTTTTTTTGCACAATCTGTTTTTGGAATGGATCTTTGGAATGAAGCAGTTACTACCTCTGTTGTTTTGGATTATTTGGGCGGATCCTTTGAGAATAATTATACTAAAACCAATACAGAGGCTATTGATTATCGCTTCTTAAATTTTGGATTAGCCCCTCGATTTGCCATTGCAGAGGACGATTGGACCTTGCAAATAGGAGCGAGTTTGTTTTATAGTTTAGATACCCAAGCGAGTAAAAGCAAATTGTATTTTTATCCTAATTTCAAAGCATCCTATAAAGTGGTGGGTGATTTGATGATCTTTTATTTAGGTGCCGACGGTAGTTTAAAACAGAATACTTATATGGATTTTGTGAATGAAAACCCATTTCTTTCTCCTACTTTATTTATTCAGCCCACAGATTCCAAGTACAATCTTTTTGCCGGATTAAAAGGGAAATTGGCAAATTCAGTTAGCTATAATGTTAGTGCGTCCTATCTGAATGAAGGGAATAAGGCCTTGTTCAAAGCAAATAATTATACAGAAAACAGTGCCAATGAGCCATACGCTTTTGGAAATTCATTAGGTATAGTCTATGATGATGTAAAAACGATGAGCCTTTTTGCAGAATTGAAAGCCGATTTTTCTAGAAACGTGGCCTTTGGAATCAACGCTACCCTAAATACCTATACGACAGATGTGCAAGCAGAAGCTTGGAATTTGCCCACTATGAAAATCAATTCGACATTAGATGTTGTCATTACCGATAAATGGTTTGCGGGCGCCAAAGTCTTTTTCGTAGGCGAACGAAAAGAGAATCAATTTAATACGGATTTGGTTACCAATTCTACTAGTATTACTTTGCCGTCCTATTTTGATGTAAACTTGAATGTAGGTTATAAATACAGCGAGCGCATTACTGCTTTTTTAAAAGCCAACAATATTGCCAACCAAGCCTATCAAAAATGGCTCAATCTTCCCGTTCAAGGATTTCAAATTGTAGCTGGAGCGAGTTATAAATTTGATTTTTAA
- a CDS encoding amidohydrolase, with protein sequence MKSIALFFVSLFLFSCSSSTQTEVDTLVTNATIYTVNAAFEKASAMAIKDGKILAIGNTDSLLKKYTSKTILDFKGKFIYPGLIDAHCHFYGYGLTLQEVDLRGTKSFEEIITRLKAFQKAKNPAFIVGNGWDQNDWAVKKFPSKTALDSAFPNIPVVLNRIDGHAIVVNSKVLQLAGITAKTNADGGQIELQNGEPTGILIDNPMELVFKIIPKPSRKTQIAALLDAEKVMFDYGLTTVNDAGLDPDIIHLIDSLQQAGKMKINVYAMITANQKNMDLYFKKGIYKTNQLNVRSFKMYGDGALGSRGACMHKPYSDSPKQFGALLSPVPQLKVVAQQIANSPFQLNTHAIGDSANTVLLKIYKEVLTGKKDRRWKIEHAQVIQESDFDYFKLGIIPSVQPTHATSDMYWAGDRLGKDRLKNAYAYKKLLQKAGTIALGTDFPVEEVNPMLTFHAAVARQDVKGFPKNGFQIENALSREETLKGMTLWAAYSNFEENEKGSLEVGKWADFVVFDADLMQVEASQVVKMKPSNTFVKGAKQK encoded by the coding sequence ATGAAATCAATTGCTCTGTTTTTTGTATCCCTATTCCTGTTTTCTTGTTCATCTAGCACACAGACAGAAGTGGATACGCTTGTGACCAATGCCACCATTTATACCGTAAACGCTGCCTTCGAAAAAGCTTCTGCTATGGCAATTAAGGATGGAAAAATTTTAGCCATCGGTAATACGGACTCGCTTCTAAAAAAATATACTTCCAAGACTATTTTAGATTTCAAAGGAAAATTTATCTATCCTGGATTAATAGATGCGCATTGTCATTTCTATGGGTATGGACTAACCTTACAAGAAGTAGATTTACGAGGTACCAAAAGCTTCGAAGAGATAATCACTCGCCTAAAAGCTTTTCAAAAAGCAAAAAATCCAGCATTTATTGTCGGTAATGGCTGGGATCAAAACGATTGGGCGGTGAAGAAATTTCCATCCAAAACAGCACTCGATTCAGCTTTTCCAAATATTCCTGTGGTGCTTAATCGCATTGACGGACACGCTATTGTGGTCAATTCCAAAGTGCTGCAATTGGCTGGAATTACCGCCAAAACCAATGCCGATGGTGGACAAATTGAACTTCAAAATGGAGAACCAACTGGAATTCTAATTGACAATCCTATGGAATTGGTTTTTAAAATCATTCCAAAACCCAGCCGAAAAACACAAATCGCCGCGCTTTTGGATGCCGAAAAAGTAATGTTTGATTATGGTTTAACAACAGTAAACGACGCAGGATTAGACCCTGATATTATTCATTTGATAGACAGTTTGCAACAAGCGGGAAAAATGAAAATCAACGTCTATGCGATGATTACGGCCAATCAAAAAAATATGGATTTGTATTTCAAAAAAGGAATCTACAAAACCAACCAATTGAATGTGCGTTCGTTCAAAATGTATGGCGATGGCGCTTTGGGTTCTAGAGGCGCTTGTATGCACAAACCGTATTCGGATAGTCCGAAACAATTTGGAGCGTTGTTGTCACCAGTGCCTCAATTGAAAGTAGTAGCTCAACAAATTGCCAATTCGCCTTTTCAACTCAATACGCACGCCATCGGAGATTCGGCCAATACTGTTTTGCTAAAAATTTACAAAGAAGTATTGACGGGCAAAAAAGACCGTCGCTGGAAAATTGAGCACGCACAAGTAATTCAGGAATCCGATTTTGATTATTTCAAACTCGGAATCATTCCTTCCGTTCAACCCACACACGCCACTTCCGATATGTATTGGGCGGGAGATCGTTTAGGGAAAGACCGTTTGAAAAATGCCTATGCGTATAAAAAGCTACTTCAAAAAGCAGGTACAATAGCCCTAGGAACTGATTTTCCTGTGGAAGAAGTCAATCCTATGCTTACGTTTCACGCTGCAGTAGCACGTCAAGATGTAAAAGGATTTCCTAAAAATGGTTTCCAAATCGAAAATGCTTTGTCTCGCGAAGAAACCTTAAAAGGGATGACGCTTTGGGCCGCCTATTCTAATTTCGAAGAAAACGAAAAAGGTAGTTTGGAAGTCGGTAAATGGGCGGATTTTGTGGTTTTTGATGCCGATTTGATGCAAGTAGAAGCTAGTCAGGTGGTTAAGATGAAGCCATCCAATACTTTTGTTAAAGGAGCGAAACAAAAGTAA
- the asnB gene encoding asparagine synthase B, with protein MCGIVCAFDLKQKSETLRPQVLEMSKIIRHRGPDWSGIFSNEKAILSHERLAIVDPASGKQPLLSEDGNLILAANGEIYNHRDLRKQFDGKYQFKTESDCEVILALYKEKGVDFIDEMNGIFGFAIYDVEKDEYFVARDHMGIIPLYIGWDQHGTFYVASELKALEGYCTKIELFPPGHYLSSKDGEFVQWYKRDWTDYEAVKDNETSIPAIKEALEAAVHRQLMSDVPYGVLLSGGLDSSITSAVAKKYAQKRIESDDQVDAWYPQLHSFSVGLEGSPDLAAAQKVAEHIGTIHHEIKFTIQEGLDAVRDVIYNLETYDVTTVRASTPMWLMARVIKSMGIKMVLSGEGADELFGGYLYFHKAPNAREFHEENVRKLGKLHMYDCLRANKSLAAWGIEGRVPFLDKEFMDVAMRINPQDKMINKEHPMEKWVVRKAFEDMLPESVAWRQKEQFSDGVGYSWIDTLKAVVAEEVTDEQLANAKYKFPLQTPTSKEEYYYRSIFAEHFASDAAALCVPQEASVACSTKIALEWDEAFKNMNDPSGRAVANVHDDAYVKA; from the coding sequence ATGTGCGGAATTGTATGTGCCTTTGATCTAAAACAGAAATCAGAAACCCTAAGACCTCAAGTCTTAGAAATGTCAAAAATTATCCGCCACCGTGGACCAGATTGGAGTGGAATCTTTAGTAATGAAAAAGCGATTTTGTCTCACGAACGTTTGGCTATTGTAGATCCAGCTTCAGGGAAACAACCATTGTTAAGCGAAGATGGTAATTTGATTTTGGCTGCCAATGGCGAAATTTATAACCACCGCGATTTGCGCAAACAGTTTGATGGTAAATATCAATTTAAAACCGAAAGTGACTGCGAAGTAATTTTGGCATTATACAAAGAAAAAGGAGTTGATTTTATTGACGAAATGAATGGAATCTTCGGATTTGCTATTTATGATGTTGAAAAAGACGAGTACTTCGTAGCTCGTGATCATATGGGAATTATTCCTTTATATATAGGATGGGATCAACACGGTACTTTTTATGTAGCTTCTGAATTGAAAGCATTAGAAGGCTATTGTACAAAAATAGAGTTGTTTCCTCCAGGACATTACTTGTCCAGTAAAGATGGGGAGTTTGTACAATGGTACAAAAGAGATTGGACAGACTATGAAGCGGTAAAAGATAATGAAACCAGTATTCCTGCAATCAAAGAAGCTTTAGAAGCTGCGGTTCACAGACAATTAATGAGTGATGTGCCTTATGGAGTGTTGCTTTCAGGAGGTTTGGATTCGTCAATTACTTCGGCGGTAGCTAAAAAATACGCTCAAAAACGTATTGAATCAGACGATCAAGTAGATGCTTGGTATCCACAATTACACTCTTTTTCCGTTGGTTTAGAAGGTTCGCCAGATTTAGCTGCTGCTCAAAAAGTGGCAGAACATATCGGAACGATTCATCACGAAATTAAATTTACCATTCAAGAAGGATTGGATGCCGTTCGTGATGTGATTTACAACCTAGAAACGTATGATGTTACTACAGTAAGAGCGTCAACTCCAATGTGGCTAATGGCGAGAGTCATTAAATCAATGGGAATTAAAATGGTATTGTCTGGTGAAGGTGCCGATGAGTTATTTGGAGGTTATTTGTATTTCCATAAAGCGCCGAATGCAAGAGAATTTCACGAAGAGAACGTTCGTAAATTAGGTAAACTGCATATGTACGATTGTTTGAGAGCGAACAAAAGTTTAGCGGCTTGGGGAATTGAAGGACGTGTGCCATTTTTGGACAAAGAATTTATGGACGTAGCTATGCGTATTAATCCTCAAGATAAAATGATTAACAAAGAGCATCCAATGGAGAAATGGGTAGTTCGTAAAGCCTTTGAGGATATGTTGCCTGAAAGTGTTGCTTGGAGACAAAAAGAACAATTTAGTGATGGTGTGGGATACAGTTGGATTGATACCTTGAAAGCAGTTGTTGCTGAAGAAGTTACTGACGAACAATTGGCGAATGCTAAATATAAATTCCCCTTGCAAACACCAACTTCAAAAGAGGAGTATTACTACCGTTCTATTTTTGCAGAACATTTCGCAAGTGATGCAGCGGCTTTATGTGTTCCTCAAGAAGCTAGTGTGGCTTGTAGTACCAAAATTGCCTTAGAATGGGATGAAGCTTTTAAAAACATGAACGATCCATCAGGTAGAGCCGTGGCCAATGTACACGATGATGCCTATGTAAAAGCATAA